The stretch of DNA AGATGCTGTTATTTTAACTTCCCCAGAGTATCATTCTGGCATGAGTGGTGCATTAAAAAATGCTTTAGATTTTTTAAGTAATGAACAGTTTGCGCATAAACCTGTAGGATTAATCGCAGTAGCTGGAGGAGGAAAAGGGGGAATCAATGCCCTAACAAACATGCGCACAGTAGGTCGTGGGGTTTATGCAAATGTTATACCTAAGCAGCTAGTATTAGACCCACACTGTTTTGATCGTGAAAATTATACGTTAACGGATGACAGTAAGTTACTTGTAAAAGGTGTTATAGATGAACTAAAGCTATATTACAAAATGCATCAATACGTTGAGCAAAAGTAAACATCCTATTTTTAGGGTGTTTTTTTCTTTTGTTTACAAAAGTAGTGCAATGAACTTCGGAATGTGGTTCAACAGAGGGGAAAAGTCAGCATAAATTTCAGCGGAGCAAAACCCTACCCTCATTCAAATGTCTAACAAATAAAAAAAAGGAAGGCTAAGCGCCTTCCTACATATTCACGTAATCGTGACTTGTTTCTTCATCATAGTGTGTTGTATTAATTTGAACAGCATGATCGATATATCTCAGCAACTGGTAAAGGTTTTGTTCGATAACTTGATGATCCCGGGAAAAGTTATACGAATGT from Sutcliffiella cohnii encodes:
- a CDS encoding NADPH-dependent FMN reductase — protein: MQLVVINGSPRKSGRTRILATFIEKEFNAKIIDLSEETLPLYNGEEYQGELEHVRALRDTVKKADAVILTSPEYHSGMSGALKNALDFLSNEQFAHKPVGLIAVAGGGKGGINALTNMRTVGRGVYANVIPKQLVLDPHCFDRENYTLTDDSKLLVKGVIDELKLYYKMHQYVEQK
- a CDS encoding YhdB family protein, with translation MNTIDYDRALYYTHRSEWDNLLILMVRTKDDFLSKHIEHFLHSYNFSRDHQVIEQNLYQLLRYIDHAVQINTTHYDEETSHDYVNM